A genomic window from Silene latifolia isolate original U9 population chromosome Y, ASM4854445v1, whole genome shotgun sequence includes:
- the LOC141629600 gene encoding uncharacterized protein LOC141629600 — translation MRGWKEKMLSSPGKEVLIKAVAQSLPTYMMSIFLLAKGIIYELHSAMAKFWWGSSEEHHKIHWLRWEKLCRPKAMGGMGFRDMRVFNQALLAKQIWRLMKQTNSLVARIMKARYFKNDSICVWSDAWLPGPSSSHVPTPLANANMHLMVSDLIDPNKNCSNVNMLAQNLTMEDIQAVYEIPISDRRPEDKRYWWPKGDGMFSAKIIWDQSEFKEIVLMASATSCAERVSWVIHRLDQHSGAIFLAMAWVWTLHNKRLFEDKPPSPPQILHGLSRMVMDYREYAKCVYVRPLISTLPSSNHWCPPPINWVKVNTDAVVFENGEIGLGMVGRNEHGSIIAVSCMLITANWAPKLAEAAAARFGLDVAGRMGMHQVLLESDAQKLIIAFRNRRPSRCSWGLITEDVIYKLDSFESSNVSHVKRGGYIVAHLAARICSMPREEVIYVTNFPQTFLELAAFDMQ, via the exons ATGAGGGGTTGGAAGGAGAAAATGTTATCTTCACCGGGTAAAGAAGTGCTTATTAAAGCAGTGGCACAGTCTCTTCCGACTTATATGATGAGCATTTTTCTACTTGCAAAAGGAATTATTTATGAGCTGCATTCGGCTATGGCAAAGTTTTGGTGGGGGTCCTCAGAAGAACACCACAAAATTCATTGGCTACGGTGGGAAAAGCTGTGTAGGCCCAAAGCTATGGGGGGAATGGGATTTCGTGATATGCGTGTTTTCAACCAAGCTCTACTGGCTAAGCAAATATGGCGTCTAATGAAGCAAACGAATTCTCTGGTTGCACGTATTATGAAAGCAAGATATTTCAAAAATGATTCA ATTTGTGTGTGGTCTGATGCATGGCTGCCAGGGCCTTCATCAAGTCACGTTCCGACCCCATTAGCAAATGCAAATATGCATTTAATGGTGAGTGACCTTATCGACCCGAATAAAAATTGCTCGAATGTGAATATGCTCGCTCAAAACCTGACCATGGAGGATATTCAAGCTGTTTATGAGATCCCTATTAGTGATCGAAGACCGGAGGACAAACGTTACTGGTGGCCTAAAGGGGATGGGATGTTCTCA GCTAAAATTATTTGGGACCAATCTGAGTTTAAGGAGATTGTGCTAATGGCTTCTGCTACATCGTGTGCTGAGAGGGTTAGTTGGGTTATTCACAGGCTTGACCAACATTCGGGTGCTATCTTTCTAGCAATGGCTTGGGTATGGACTCTTCATAACAAGCGACTATTTGAAGATAAACCTCCGTCTCCACCACAAATCTTACATGGACTTTCGAGAATGGTAATGGACTATAGAGAATATGCTAAATGTGTATATGTTAGACCCCTGATTTCGACGCTCCCGTCCTCAAATCACTGGTGCCCTCCTCCAATAAATTGGGTGAAGGTAAATACAGATGCAGTTGTGTTCGAAAATGGCGAAATTGGTCTCGGGATGGTAGGAAGGAATGAGCATGGTAGCATCATCGCAGTGTCATGTATGCTCATCACCGCCAATTGGGCTCCAAAACTGGCAGAGGCAGCAGCTGCACGCTTTGGCCTTGATGTAGCAGGAAGAATGGGTATGCATCAAGTCTTACTGGAAAGTGATGCTCAGAAACTTATCATTGCGTTTCGGAATCGAAGACCATCTAGATGTTCGTGGGGTTTAATTACTGAAGATGTCATATACAAACTTGATAGTTTTGAATCGTCTAATGTCTCTCACGTGAAGCGAGGAGGTTATATCGTCGCGCATTTAGCAGCTAGAATATGTTCTATGCCAAGGGAAGAGGTTATCTATGTAACGAACTTTCCGCAAACTTTTTTAGAGTTAGCGGCTTTTGATATGCAATAA